A single window of Zea mays cultivar B73 chromosome 10, Zm-B73-REFERENCE-NAM-5.0, whole genome shotgun sequence DNA harbors:
- the LOC100276255 gene encoding uncharacterized protein LOC100276255 — translation MSFYEPSKERSRETVFHVPAMSPRVVLLFLAALRPCAALVRLHSTTFSFTFLDAPARFGPRVSGDGICGSLRAADPAEACETIKDRGGRRGAGRKAFVLIARGNCSFEEKVRAAQQAGFDASIVYDDEEKASLYSMVGESDGIHIPAIFVSKMAGETLKKFARGEDEECCINSSMDETAGTVLVMSFVSLVVIMSVLASFLFARNCRLLRHGVDNHPPYVKKQVVEKFPCSAYSAPCSSEDNFQEACAICLEDYNNGDMLRHLPCKHEFHKICIDSWLTKWGIFCPICKLEVTLGG, via the exons ATGAGCTTCTATGAGCCAAGTAAAGAGAGAAGCCGAGAAACTGTGTTTCACGTCCCGGCGATGAGCCCCCGTGTGGTCCTCCTCTTCCTCGCCGCCCTCCGCCCCTGCGCCGCCCTCGTCCGCCTTCACTCCACCACTTTTTCCTTCACTTTCCTCGACGCCCCAGCGCGCTTTG GCCCCCGAGTGAGCGGCGATGGGATCTGCGGCTCCCTGCGTGCCGCTGACCCGGCCGAGGCGTGTGAGACCATCAAAgaccgcggcggccgccgcggcgCGGGCCGGAAGGCTTTCGTGCTGATCGCGAGGGGCAACTGCAGCTTTGAGGAGAAGGTGCGGGCGGCGCAGCAAGCGGGGTTCGACGCCTCCATCGTGTACGACGATGAGGAGAAGGCCAGCCTTTACTCCA TGGTTGGTGAATCTGATGGCATACACATACCTGCGATATTTGTTTCCAAGATGGCTGGCGAAACACTAAAGAAGTTTGCCAGGGGTGAAGATGAAGAGTGCTGTATTAACTCGTCGATGGATGAGACTGCAGGGACAGTGTTGGTAATGTCATTTGTGTCACTTGTTGTCATCATGTCAGTTCTTGCTTCTTTTCTGTTTGCTCGAAACTGCCGACTTCTACGCCATGGAGTTGATAATCACCCACCTTACGTCAAGAAACAAGTGGTGGAAAAGTTTCCCTGCTCAGCGTACAGTGCTCCCTGTTCTAGTGAAGATAATTTCCAGGAAGCTTGTGCAATTTGCTTAGAAGACTACAATAATGGTGATATGCTTAGACATCTCCCATGCAAGCATG AATTTCACAAGATCTGTATTGATTCTTGGCTCACAAAATGGGGCATCTTCTGCCCTATATGCAAGCTAGAAGTAACGTTGGGCGGGTAG